A genomic stretch from Microcebus murinus isolate Inina chromosome 19, M.murinus_Inina_mat1.0, whole genome shotgun sequence includes:
- the GIGYF1 gene encoding GRB10-interacting GYF protein 1 isoform X2 encodes MAAETLNFGPEWLRALSSGGSVASPPPSPAIPKYKLADYRYGREEMLALYVKENKVPEELQDKEFAAVLQEEPLQPLALEPLTEEEQRNFSLSVNSVAVLRLMGKGAGPPPAGTSRGRGSTRSRGRGRGDSCFYQRSIEEGDGAFGRNPREIQRSQSWDDRGERRFDKSARRDGARSGFEEGGAGPRKEHARSDSENWRSLREEQEEEEEGSWRLGAGPRREGDRWRSASPDGGPRSAGWREHGDRRRKFEFDLRGDRGGCGEEDGRGGGGSSHLRRCRGPDGFDDDKDGLPEWCLDDEDEEMGTFDASGAFLPLKKGPKEPIPEEQELDFQGLEEEEEEPSEGVDEEGPEAGGKELTPLPPQEEKSSSPSPLPALGPLWGPNGDGDETVEKELPAAEGRQRDEMRGIQLSPGVASPTGPPGDLEDDEGLKHLQQEAEKLVASLQDSSLEEEQFTAAMQTQGLRHSAVATALPLSHGAARKWFYKDPQGEIQGPFTTQEMAEWFQAGYFSMSLLVKRGCDEGFQPLGEVIKMWGRVPFAPGPSPPPLLGNMDQERLKKQQELAAAALYQQLQHQQFLQLVSSRQLPQCALREKAAMGDLSPPQQQQLTAFLQQLQALKPPRGGDQNLLPTMSRSLSVPDSGPLWDVHTSASSQSGGEASLWDIPINSSTQGPILEQLQLQHKFQERREVELRAKREEEERKRREEKRRQQQQEEQKRRQEEEELFRRKQVRQQELLLKLLQQQQAASVPVPPAPSSPPPLWAGLAKQGLSMKTLLELQLEGERQLHKQPPTREPARTQVPNHRVLGSLGTAPLNQWVSEAGPLWGGPDKSGGSSSSLGLWEDTPKSGGSLVRGLGLKNSRSSPSLRWVQGPEALGRLGVEGGRTPELASKLLAPLSDSYSHLAGRPVRKKTEEEEKLLKLLQGIPRPQDGFTQWCEQMLHTLSTTGSLDVPMAVAILKEVESPYDVHDYIRSCLGDTLEAKEFAKQFLERRAKQKASQQRQQQQEAWLSGASLQTAFQANHSTKLGPGEGSKAKRRALMLHSDPSILGYSLHGSSGEIESVDDY; translated from the exons ATGGCAGCAGAGACGCTCAACTTTGGGCCTGAGTG GCTCAGGGCCCTTTCCAGTGGTGGCAGtgtggcctccccacccccctcccctgccataCCCAAATACAAGCTGGCTGACTACCGCTATGGGCGTGAGGAGATGCTGGCTCTCTATGTCAAGGAGAAcaag GTCCCTGAAGAGCTACAGGACAAGGAGTTTGCTGCGGTGCTGCAGGAAGAGCCACTGCAGCCCCTGGCCCTGGAGCCCCTGACCGAGGAGGAGCAG AGAAACTTCTCCCTGTCAGTGAACAGTGTGGCTGTGCTGAGGCTGATGGGGAAAGGGGCTGGCCCCCCCCCGGCTGGCACCTCCCGTGGCAGGGGCAGCACACGGAGCCGAG GCCGAGGCCGTGGCGACAGTTGCTTTTACCAAAGAAGCATCGAAGAAGGTGATGGGGCCTTTGGACGGAACCCCCGGGAGATCCAGCGCAGccagagctgggatgacag AGGCGAAAGGCGGTTTGACAAGTCAGCAAGGAGGGATGGAG caCGATCCGGGtttgaggagggaggggctggcccaAGGAAGGAGCACGCCCGCTCAGATAGTGAGAACTGGCGTTCTCTGCGGGAGGaacaagaggaagaggaggagggcagcTGGAGACTCGGGGCGGGACCCCGGCGAGAAGGAGACCGCTGGCGCTCAGCCAGCCCTG ATGGCGGCCCCCGCTCTGCTGGGTGGCGGGAACATGGGGACCGGCGTCGCAAGTTTGAATTTGATTTGCGAGGGGATCGAGGAGGGTGTGGTGAAGAAgatgggcggggtgggggaggcagctcTCACCTCCGGAGGTGCCGAGGGCCTGACGGCTTTGACGATGACAAGGATGGGCTCCCGGAATGGTGCCtggatgatgaggatgaagaaatGGGCACCTTCGATGCCTCTGGGGCCTTCTTGCCTCTCAAG AAGGGTCCCAAGGAACCCATTCCTGAGGAGCAGGAGCTCGACTTCCAGGGtctagaggaggaagaggaggagcctTCCGAAGGGGTGGATGAGGAGGGGCCTGAGGCAG GTGGGAAGGAGCTGACCCCACTGCCTCCTCAGGAGGAGAAGTCCAGCTCTCCGTCCCCACTGCCCGCCTTGGGCCCACTCTGGGGGCCAAATGGGGATGGTGATGAAACTGTGGAGAAGGAGCTCCCAGCAGCTGAAGGTAGACAGA GAGATGAGATGAGGGGGATCCAGCTGAGTCCTGGAGTGGCCTCCCCCACTGGCCCACCTGGTGACCTGGAAGATGATGAAGGCTTGAAGCACCTGCagcag GAGGCAGAGAAGCTGGTGGCCTCCCTGCAGGACAGCTCTCTGGAGGAGGAGCAGTTCACAGCCGCCATGCAGACCCAGGGCCTGCGCCACTCTGCTGTCGCCACTGCCCTCCCCCTCAGCCATGGCGCTGCTCGGAAGTGGTTCTACAAGGACCCGCAGGGGGAGATCCAAG GCCCCTTCACGACACAGGAGATGGCTGAGTGGTTCCAGGCTGGCTATTTCTCCATGTCACTGCTTGTGAAGCGGGGCTGTGATGAGGGCTTCCAGCCTTTGGGTGAGGTGATCAAGATGTGGGGTCGTGTGCCCTTTGCCCCAGGGCCCTCACCACCCCCACTGCTG GGAAACATGGACCAGGAGCGGTTGAAGAAGCAACAGGAGCTAGCAGCAGCGGCCTTGTACCAGCAGCTGCAGCACCAGCAGTTTCTTCAGCTGGTCAGCAG CCGCCAGCTCCCCCAGTGTGCACTCCGGGAAAAGGCAGCTATGGGGGACCTGTCGCcgccgcagcagcagcagctcacaGCATTTCTGCAGCAGCTCCAGGCTCTCAAACCCCCCAG AGGTGGGGACCAGAACCTGCTCCCGACGATGAGCCGGTCCTTGTCGGTGCCAGATTCAGGCCCCCTCTGGGACGTACATACCTCAGCCTCATCACAGTCAG GTGGTGAGGCCAGTCTTTGGGACATACCAATTAACTCTTCGACTCAGGGTCCAATTCTAGAACAACTCCAGCTGCAACATAAA TTCCAAGAGCGCAGAGAAGTGGAGCTCAGGGCGAAGCGGGAAGAGGAGGAACGGAAGCGCCGCGAGGAGAAGCGccgccagcagcagcaggaggagcagAAGCGgcgacaggaggaggaggaactgtTTCGGCGTAAGCAG GTGCGACAGCAAGAGCTGCTGCTGAAgctgctgcagcagcagcaggcggCCTCGGTCCCTGTGCCTCCTGcgcccagctcccctcccccactctgggCTGGCCTGGCCAAGCAGGGCCTCTCCATGAAGACGCTGCTCGAGCTGCAGCTGGAGGGCGAGCGGCAGCTGCACAAGCAGCCCCCAACTCGGGAGCCAGCTCGGACCCAGGTGCCCAACCACCGCGTG CTTGGGAGCCTGGGCACTGCCCCACTGAACCAGTGGGTATCTGAGGCAGGGCCGCTGTGGGGCGGGCCCGACAAGAGtgggggcagcagcagcagcctggggcTCTGGGAAGACACCCCTAAGAGTGGCGGGAGCCTGGTCCGTGGCCTTGGCCTGAAGAATAGCCGGAGCAGCCCGTCTCTCAGGTGGGTGCAGGGCCCTGAGGCTCTGGGGCGGCTAGGGGTGGAAGGAGGTAGAACACCTGAGCTGGCCTCTAAGTTGCTCGCCCCCCTCAGCGACTCTTACAGCCACCTAGCAGGTCGGCCTGTTCGCAAAAAgactgaggaagaagagaagctGCTGAAGCTGCTGCAGGGCATCCCCCGGCCCCAGGACGGCTTCACCCAGTGGTGCGAGCAGATGCTGCACACGCTGAGCACCACGGGCAGCCTGGACG TGCCCATGGCTGTAGCCATCCTCAAGGAGGTGGAATCCCCCTATGACGTCCATGATTATATCCGTTCCTGCCTGGGGGACACGCTGGAAGCCAAAGAATTTGCCAAACAATTCCTGGAGCGAAGGGCCAAGCAGAAAGCCAGCCAGCaacggcagcagcagcag GAGGCGTGGCTGAGCGGCGCCTCCCTGCAGACGGCCTTCCAGGCCAACCACAGCACCAAACTCGGCCCTGGGGAGGGCAGCAAGGCCAAGAGGCGGGCGCTGATGCTGCACTCGGACCCCAGCATCCTGG GGTACTCCCTGCATGGATCTTCTGGTGAGATCGAGAGCGTGGATGACTACTGA